Proteins from a genomic interval of Piscinibacter sp. HJYY11:
- a CDS encoding nicotinate-nucleotide--dimethylbenzimidazole phosphoribosyltransferase, producing MPVSRSLIAPTANPLLERALRDKLKRRSETMGQLGELEPLAIRLGLVQNSLKPRFRAPQIALFASDHGLAVDGVGQSSQASTAKLVQGLLTSQLPVAVFARIQGMDLNVVDCGVAETVAPHPRLMSRKIAHGTRNCRVNMAMTLDQAHAAIRAGMEIADAMVGNLIACAGIGVGSHESAALVLSALANEPVHNLVVTPTMVPEDEARLMMVLQAAQVRHRDLSDPVEVLAAYGGFEIAMMVGVMLVASSKRRLIMVDGMPACAALMVAARIAPTVTDYCVFSRSHGHPGLSVALGLFKSIALLELGMESTDGTGATLSFPLVLSSAALLTEVAEGEDAGPSQPADMPNSAPGKL from the coding sequence ATGCCAGTCAGCCGATCGCTCATCGCCCCCACCGCCAACCCGCTGCTCGAGCGGGCGCTGCGCGACAAGCTGAAGCGGCGCAGCGAAACCATGGGGCAACTGGGCGAACTCGAGCCGCTCGCCATCCGCCTCGGCCTGGTCCAGAACTCCCTCAAGCCGCGCTTTCGCGCGCCGCAGATTGCGCTTTTTGCATCTGACCACGGACTCGCGGTGGATGGGGTCGGACAGTCCAGCCAGGCCTCGACCGCCAAGCTGGTGCAAGGCCTGCTGACCTCCCAGTTGCCGGTGGCCGTGTTTGCGCGCATCCAGGGCATGGACCTGAACGTCGTCGACTGCGGCGTGGCCGAGACCGTGGCGCCTCACCCGCGGCTGATGTCGCGCAAGATCGCCCACGGCACGCGCAATTGCCGGGTCAACATGGCCATGACGCTCGACCAGGCCCATGCCGCCATCCGCGCCGGCATGGAGATCGCCGATGCCATGGTGGGCAACCTGATCGCTTGCGCGGGCATTGGGGTCGGCTCGCATGAAAGTGCGGCGCTCGTGCTCTCGGCCCTGGCCAACGAGCCGGTCCACAACCTCGTGGTCACCCCGACGATGGTCCCGGAGGATGAAGCCCGCCTGATGATGGTCCTGCAGGCGGCCCAGGTGCGCCACCGCGACCTGAGCGACCCGGTCGAGGTGCTCGCCGCCTACGGCGGTTTCGAGATCGCCATGATGGTCGGCGTGATGCTTGTCGCCTCGAGCAAGCGCCGCCTGATCATGGTCGATGGCATGCCGGCTTGCGCCGCCTTGATGGTGGCTGCGCGCATCGCTCCGACCGTCACCGACTACTGCGTCTTCTCCCGCAGCCATGGCCACCCCGGATTGAGCGTGGCCCTAGGGCTCTTCAAGTCGATCGCATTGCTGGAGCTCGGGATGGAAAGCACCGACGGCACCGGCGCGACCTTGTCCTTCCCGCTGGTGCTGAGCTCGGCGGCGCTGCTGACTGAAGTGGCCGAAGGCGAAGACGCCGGGCCATCGCAGCCCGCCGACATGCCGAACTCGGCGCCCGGCAAACTCTGA